In the Gorilla gorilla gorilla isolate KB3781 chromosome 1, NHGRI_mGorGor1-v2.1_pri, whole genome shotgun sequence genome, ataaaaaataaaacaaaaattaaaaaaatgcacCCATGTACAATATTTTAGTTCCCAAGTGTCCAGAAGAAAGCTTATCCATCCCATGAACCAGGCCTTCCCTAGGAGCAAAGATGGAAGTCCACTTTCTCAGATGGCCATGAGCCACAGGTAGGGCAAGGGACGGGACCAAAGAAGATCCTCTTGGGCTGCCTGACTTCCCTGAGTGTACGCATCAGCTCAGCCCGAATTGGGATGAGGATCTCCCAGTTGACATGACCCTTGTAGTCAAGACTCTCCAGAGGGGCAGGATACAACTCCAGGCCTAACTTGCTCAGCCCGCCTGTGTGACGCAGCAGGTCTTTCAGAGCATTTGTGGAGGTCTCATTTCCATGAAAGTTGAAGGTGGtgagctgggaacagtggctcagggCAGGCAGGAGGACCCTGAGTTGGGGGTCCTGGATCCGACAGTTCTCTAAGACGAGGATCTCGAGAGTAGCAGCAACTTTCTCCAGCAGAACTCCAAGGGGCTCAAGATGGGTGGTCCACATTAGGATATGAATCAGACGCAGCTCCTTTAGCTGACTGAGGCTTGGGTACTGAGACAGACACTCCATGTCCCGATCAGTTAGGTAAGCATCACTGAATATAAAGGCCCCCAAGGGGTTCTTGAGGTACCTGGAGAGAGCAAGAAGTTAGTTATGGGCAATGGTGCCAGTTAGAGGAGGGGGCTGGGAAATAATCTCAATGGTAAACTTGAAGTGGGCATTGAGTAATTCTGCACCTTACTACCACACAGGTGTTATAGTAACTGCAACGGGGAAGCCTGTTTCACCCAAGCACAAGTTTGTTCCCATCATCAGATGATGGTCTGCGTGCAAGGTGCTGCCTGATGAAGACTCAGATCATCCAGGGGCAGCTCCATTTTAGGCTCAGTCCTTTCACCCTTGCCTGTGTGATTGGTACCACTCTCACACCTACTCCCTCACCCTCCATCCCAGAAGCATGCACTTCTGATATCAATGATCTTTCCTGGAGTTCAAAACAACGTTTTACAAACAGGGAATTAGAGTAGTTTACTAAGCTGCTGAAGACAGAGCTGCTACTGTGAAATGCACAGGTTTGatgtactttctcttttttttttttttttttttttttgaggcagtctcacattgtaacctaggctggagtgtagtggcaccaactcagctcacagcagcctccacttcccttgcctcagtctcccaagcagctgggattacaggtgcttacaCCCGGCCACACCTTCCCTTCTTTCATACCATCCTCTGTATGAAGAATATGTTTTCATCGTATTAACTTTATACACTGTTCCTCACAAGGAGTTCACAAATGCACCCTCCCTAGATCTGAACCCTCAACTAACCGGCTCCCTACACACCTCTCTCTGTGGCATCTACCCCAGGCCATCCCTCTGCCCTTATGTGAGTGGTCTTGTGATACCCACTTCAGGATATAGAGCACTGAAGAGCATAATGAGTTGACATTCTAGCATCCCATTCCCTGTGACATCACCGgtggctggcacacagtagatgcccACTAACATTTACTGTGAAAAAGAACATAAGTCTGTGGTATGGTCTGCAGAGAAAGCTCACCATCATTTCTTACCTGAGCAGGTGCTCCAGGTGCTCTTTGATATTActgatcttttttatataaaGCATCTGGGGGTAGTACAGGCAGAGGAATGGAGAGTCCAAGTCAGGAATGCATGGCCACTGGACGCTCACGTATAATTCACGCTCATAACCGAAGGCTAAAAAGAGTTCATGAAGATTGCTCATCTGGCTCAGGTAAGGGGCAAACTTTCCTGTTTTATTCAGAGAGGACTTTTTCCAGACTTCCAACTCCTGGATACTGTCTGGGTATATCCTTTCCAATAAATTGCAGAAACTTGAAGTGGACATTGAGTAATTCTGCACCTTATTACAACACAGGTGCACTAGACCTCTTCTGTAGTGGATCCACCCACAAAGGTAGCTCAGGCATTCATCCAGTgtactttcctttaggcagaggtCTATGAACACCTTCAAGGGCTGGCACTCTCCCATCCTTGGACAGTCCTCCACTGTCTGCCTCTTACTCATGGCCTCTGGGGAGCAGGAGAGGACCCTGGCTCCAGACCATATGGTCCAGAAATTCTCATCAACATCCCTCAAATCCAGCACTTGAAGTTTCCACCGCCTGTGAgtaacataggggaaaagctcaGAATGTAGGCAAGGACCCACCCCTGACCTGAGCTTTCACTCCACATCCAGGACATCAGTCAGCTGCTCCTGTCCTCAGTGCTCCTCCTTCTGTCTCTTCTCCATCGGGTTCCCCCTTGGATTCTGCCTGGTACCCACTTCTAGTACCTTTACTTTCTGCTGGGAGGAAGCAGGCTCCTGTTTCCTCAGTGGACACTGTATGGTGAGCAGACCTTTCCCAGAGGATCTGGGCAATGGCCAAGGCCTCTCATGGGCACCGTCAGAAGCCTCTGAGCCACCCTagctccccaaccccaccactcCTCCTGAGCCAACTGTCCCTTCCCTGGATGCCTGGACCCTTCCCCGCAAGCCACATGAGTCACCTCACCTGGGGCGAACCTTCTGGGCCACCAGTGTATCAAGTCCCCTCAGGACAGCTTGCAAGGTCTCCAGATGAGGTGTCTTCATCAGGGATCCCAGAGGGAGGCGGAGGAAGGGCCAGGCCTGCACCATCAGCTTCAGGGCCTCAAAATGTCTCATGCTGAAGGCCTCCATGAACATCAGAGGGAAGACCTCCCTGGGCAGCTCATCCAGGGTGAAGATGGTCAAGAACTGGTTCCTCAGCAGGTTCTGCCCTGCCAGCTCCAGCAGTCTGGGTGGGGCCTGGAGGCTCATTCTGACAAATCTCCGAGGAAAAACTCTAGAGGACAATCAAGTGAAAAGGCAAGTTTCTCGGGCCATTCCCCAGCAACCCCCACTTCTCCTAGGGCCAAAGTCATTTCTCTAGCATGTGTGAAAGAGCCCTCAGTTTACTCCAATTCCATTCTGCAATAAGTGGCCACAGAGGCATAGTTCTACCCTTCTGGTACCAAGAAGAGTGTGTCCCAACCTCTAAAGTGCAGGCAAGATCACTCCTAGTCCATGAATTATTAGCCACTGTTGCAATAAACTCATAGCACTGGGAAATGTTACCGAGGATCTCTGAAGCTCGGAtctcatgcccagctaatcttttattttttcactttttgtaaagacagtgggtttcactatgttgtccaggctggtcttgaactcctagactcaaacattccacccgccttggcctcccaaagtactgggattacaggcgtaatccTCTTCCCGGGCTCATTATTGAAAATTTCAGCGAGAAGCTTTGAAAGCTATGTGACAGTGTTATGCATCATTCGCAAGACACAGATGTTTCCAATACACACCTCTTACACATGTTCAAAATGAACCACTTTGGTTGTGCgccgtgactcacacctgtaatcccagcactttgggaggcagaggcattggatcatctgagttcaggagtttgagaccatcctggccaacatggtaaaacactacctctactaaaattacaaaaattagccaggtgcagtggtctgcgcctatagtccaagctactaaggaggctgaggcaggaggatcacttgaacccaggaggcacaggttgcagttagctgagattataccactaAAATGCAGCCTGGGAAATTGGCTAGattcaaaaaagagagagagagagaactacaTTGGATTAGACTTCTTAAGCTCCATCCAGTTAATCATGATTGGATTTTGTCTTTCTTCCAGATTAACTATCAAATTAGATATTCATCCATGAAAGTGAAATATTTAGGGATATGGTGAAAGTCCAGGACTCATTCACTGATTTACTCCACAAACATGGAATTTTACTAATATGTGTCCTTTGTAGTTCTGAGTGTGAGAAAGGGAAGAGTTGAATCTCTTCCTGACattagacagaaagaaaaaaacttgaaagtATCTTTGTTGAGAGATCCTTGGCCACatcaaatttatcaaaatatttcagagttaAAACAGTTTTACAAAGATAGACATGACAGTCCCTAAGAAAACACAGTAGAAATCTTCACGAATCCAATGATCACCTGGGtggtataatttaatttttttcgtGTCGAAGGAGCTgagtctcacttcatcacccaggctggagtgcagtggtgccatctcggctcactgtaacctctgcctcccaggttcaagtgatacttatgcttcagccttccatgtggctgggattacaggcatgcacctctacACCCATGTCTCCGTT is a window encoding:
- the LOC101152310 gene encoding PRAME family member 10 yields the protein MSLQAPPRLLELAGQNLLRNQFLTIFTLDELPREVFPLMFMEAFSMRHFEALKLMVQAWPFLRLPLGSLMKTPHLETLQAVLRGLDTLVAQKVRPRRWKLQVLDLRDVDENFWTIWSGARVLSCSPEAMSKRQTVEDCPRMGECQPLKVFIDLCLKESTLDECLSYLCGWIHYRRGLVHLCCNKVQNYSMSTSSFCNLLERIYPDSIQELEVWKKSSLNKTGKFAPYLSQMSNLHELFLAFGYERELYVSVQWPCIPDLDSPFLCLYYPQMLYIKKISNIKEHLEHLLRYLKNPLGAFIFSDAYLTDRDMECLSQYPSLSQLKELRLIHILMWTTHLEPLGVLLEKVAATLEILVLENCRIQDPQLRVLLPALSHCSQLTTFNFHGNETSTNALKDLLRHTGGLSKLGLELYPAPLESLDYKGHVNWEILIPIRAELMRTLREVRQPKRIFFGPVPCPTCGSWPSEKVDFHLCS